The following coding sequences lie in one Manis pentadactyla isolate mManPen7 chromosome 19, mManPen7.hap1, whole genome shotgun sequence genomic window:
- the MNDA gene encoding LOW QUALITY PROTEIN: myeloid cell nuclear differentiation antigen (The sequence of the model RefSeq protein was modified relative to this genomic sequence to represent the inferred CDS: substituted 1 base at 1 genomic stop codon): MVSEYKKILLLKGLKHIDDFHFSMIKSLLAPDLKLTTKTQQKYDRIKIADLMEVKFXGAACIDKLVELLQDIEIYKDLAKTLKNETLKAAQKMRPKAIPPQERRFQGKAGPATPTASTDSALRAEKPVKAPVAQKRKKTVKEKTGTKRGKVCREHAEPPCPSEAGTSTPRGPPPPPWTSSSARSSTSLTESQITPTQRQVAVRGKILQKDPLTVMVLKTTEPFNYESPERGKSTMFHATVVTPTQFFQVKVLNSDLKEKFTKRKVIIISCYFECKGILEINEASSVSEAGADEPVEVPNRIVKRANETPKIDNLYKQASGTLVYGLFMLHKKRVNVKNTIYEIQDNTGKMAVVGKGKWHNIRCKEGDKLRLFCFQLRTIDQKLKLTCGNHSFIQVIKTRKAKINQAALT, from the exons ATGGTGAGTGAATACAAGAAAATCCTTCTACTGAAAGGATTGAAACACATCGATGATTTCCATTTCAGCATGATTAAGTCTTTACTGGCCCCTGATTTAAAACTGACtacaaaaactcaacaaaaatatGACAGAATTAAGATTGCTGACTTGATGGAAGTCAAGTTCTGAGGGGCTGCCTGTATTGACAAACTAGTAGAGTTGCTCCAAGACatagaaatatataaagaccttgcTAAAACTCTTAAAAACGAGACATTAAAAG CTGCGCAGAAAATGAGACCAAAAGCAATACCTCCACAGGAGAGGAGATTTCAGGGAAAAGCAGGTCCTGCAACACCCACAGCCTCCACAGACAGTGCTCTGAGAGCTGAAAAGCCAGTGAAGGCTCCTGTGGCTCAG aaaagaaaaaagacggTGAAAGAGAAGACTGGCACCAAAAGGGGTAAGGTGTGCCGGGAGCACGCTGAGCCTCCCTGCCCTTCAGAAGCCGGCACGTCCACCCCCAGGGGCCCCCCTCCACCTCCCTGGACCTCATCGTCCGCTCGGTCCTCCACCTCCTTAACCGAG AGCCAGATAACGCCGACCCAACGTCAGGTAGCTGTCAGAGGAAAAATTCTTCAAAAGGACCCACTGACAGTCATGGTACTGAAAACGACAGAGCCGTTCAACtatgagtctccagaaagggggAAAAGCACGATGTTCCACGCCACAGTGGTGACGCCGACTCAGTTTTTCCAAGTGAAGGTCTTAAACAGCGACCTGAAAGAGAAATTCACAAAAAGGAAGGTCATTATCATATCCTGTTACTTTGAATGCAAAGGAATCCTGGAGATAAACGAAGCGTCGTCTGTGTCTGAAGCTGGTGCTGATGAGCCGGTTGAGGTCCCAAACAGGATCGTCAAAAGAGCAAATGAAACGCCCAAGATTGATAATCTTTACAAGCAAGCCTCAGGAACACTTGTGTATGGGTTGTTTATGCTACATAAG AAAAGAGTGAATGTGAAGAACACAATCTATGAAATACAGGATAATACAGGAAAGATGGCTGTAGTGGGGAAAGGAAAATGGCACAATATCAGGTGTAAGGAAGGAGATAAACTTCGACTCTTCTGCTTTCAGCTGAGAACCATCGACCAGAAGCTTAAACTGACATGTGGAAATCACAGTTTCATTCAG